In Limosilactobacillus sp. WILCCON 0051, a single window of DNA contains:
- a CDS encoding xanthine phosphoribosyltransferase: protein MKELQEKIKEYGTVLPGNVLKVDAFLNHQVDPVLMKHMGEEFAKLYKDAGVTKIWTVESSGIAPAVMTGLAMNVPVIFARKHKSLTLKDDLYTASVYSYTKETTNQISISKKYVSPTDKVLLIDDFLANGQALEGMLQIAQAAGVEVAGAGIVIEKTFQKGGQELRKQGLRIESLAKVSSLANGKAEFED, encoded by the coding sequence ATGAAAGAACTGCAGGAAAAAATTAAAGAGTATGGTACGGTTTTGCCTGGCAATGTTTTAAAAGTTGATGCCTTTTTGAATCATCAGGTTGATCCAGTCCTAATGAAACACATGGGTGAAGAATTTGCCAAGCTTTATAAGGACGCGGGCGTTACCAAGATTTGGACGGTTGAGTCTTCTGGAATTGCACCGGCCGTAATGACTGGGCTGGCAATGAATGTTCCGGTAATTTTTGCCCGTAAGCATAAAAGTCTGACTTTAAAAGATGATCTGTATACGGCCAGCGTTTATTCCTACACCAAGGAAACGACCAATCAGATCTCAATCTCCAAAAAATATGTCAGCCCAACGGATAAGGTTTTGCTGATTGACGACTTTTTGGCAAATGGTCAGGCACTGGAAGGAATGCTCCAGATTGCTCAAGCAGCAGGCGTTGAAGTTGCTGGTGCTGGCATCGTGATTGAAAAGACGTTCCAAAAAGGCGGTCAGGAACTGCGGAAACAGGGACTGCGTATTGAATCATTGGCTAAGGTCAGCTCATTAGCCAATGGCAAAGCTGAATTTGAAGACTAA
- the rplQ gene encoding 50S ribosomal protein L17, which yields MSYRKLGRTSSQRKALLRDLTTDLIVNGSIKTTEARAKEVRKTADKMITLAKRGDLASRRQAAAFLRNVVADVKEDGDNVRVQSALQYLFEELAPKFADRKGGYTRILKTMPRRGDGAQMVVLEFVD from the coding sequence ATGAGTTACCGTAAATTAGGACGTACTAGTTCACAACGTAAGGCTTTATTACGTGATTTGACCACTGACCTGATCGTCAACGGCAGCATCAAGACTACCGAAGCTCGCGCTAAGGAAGTTCGCAAGACTGCTGACAAGATGATTACGCTGGCAAAGCGTGGCGACTTGGCTTCTCGTCGTCAAGCAGCTGCTTTCCTGCGCAATGTCGTTGCTGACGTTAAGGAAGATGGCGACAACGTTCGCGTACAATCAGCTCTGCAATACCTGTTTGAAGAGCTGGCACCAAAGTTTGCCGACCGTAAAGGTGGTTACACGCGGATTCTGAAGACCATGCCTCGCCGTGGTGACGGTGCACAAATGGTTGTTCTGGAATTTGTCGACTAA
- a CDS encoding energy-coupling factor transporter transmembrane component T, which translates to MGNAKVILGAYVPGSSWLHHLDPRVKLFSCFWYVVIVFLASNWLGYLWLFIVLGTLIALSRLPLKLYWRGIKPLFWIILFTVAIQLLFSSGGHVYWQWGWLAITSGGFYQSAIILARFILIITISTVLTATTPTLQLAAAMEAFMKPLRYLRVPVNQIAVMLMIVLRFIPTIMDETTKVMNAQKSRGVNFDEGSLIERARRLEPLLIPLFVGSFKRAEELATAMEARGYDPDAPRTKYRVLHWHQNDTLAMIGLTLATIILLATRLMPTGMLF; encoded by the coding sequence ATGGGTAATGCCAAGGTAATTCTGGGCGCATACGTACCTGGGAGCTCGTGGCTGCATCATCTTGATCCGCGCGTTAAGCTGTTCAGCTGTTTTTGGTACGTGGTGATCGTCTTTTTGGCAAGCAACTGGCTGGGATATCTGTGGCTGTTTATCGTGCTGGGGACCTTGATTGCATTGAGCAGACTGCCGTTGAAGCTTTATTGGCGCGGAATTAAGCCGTTATTTTGGATCATTTTGTTTACAGTGGCGATTCAACTGCTGTTCAGCAGCGGTGGACACGTTTATTGGCAGTGGGGCTGGTTGGCGATTACCAGTGGCGGTTTTTATCAGTCGGCAATTATTTTAGCACGGTTTATTCTGATTATTACCATCTCAACCGTTTTGACCGCCACTACGCCGACACTTCAATTAGCAGCTGCTATGGAGGCATTTATGAAGCCATTGCGTTATCTGCGCGTGCCAGTTAACCAGATTGCCGTCATGCTGATGATCGTTTTGCGCTTTATCCCAACCATCATGGATGAAACAACCAAAGTGATGAATGCCCAGAAATCAAGAGGCGTCAACTTTGACGAGGGCAGTTTGATTGAGCGTGCCAGACGACTGGAGCCGCTTTTGATTCCATTGTTTGTCGGCTCATTTAAACGAGCTGAGGAGCTGGCAACTGCAATGGAGGCTCGGGGCTATGATCCAGATGCGCCACGGACTAAATATCGGGTACTGCATTGGCATCAAAATGACACGCTGGCGATGATCGGCCTGACATTAGCAACCATTATTCTCCTGGCAACGCGGCTGATGCCAACAGGAATGCTATTTTAA
- a CDS encoding energy-coupling factor transporter ATPase, producing MQHLSFKYPDRTQAALSDVTLQLPMKKWTAVIGHNGSGKSTLARLIDGLLIPSSGTIKIDELLVDEKNLQQLRQQIGLVFQNPDNQFVGTTVADDVAFGLENHQIPHDQMQARIDESLKAVGMQEFADSEPAMLSGGQKQRVALAGILAIGPRVIILDEATSMLDPKGRHDLLNLLKKLIAERDMTVISITHDPVELSLSDYTVVLNHGKVAMQGKTTTLLQDPARLADLHLALPFDQQLQLLLKKRGINLPAQYLDSERMVEWLCQQLNS from the coding sequence ATTCAACACCTTTCGTTTAAATATCCAGATCGCACGCAGGCAGCGCTATCTGATGTAACCTTGCAGCTGCCCATGAAAAAATGGACAGCAGTGATCGGACATAACGGCAGCGGCAAAAGCACTCTGGCACGACTGATTGATGGGCTTTTAATACCAAGCAGCGGTACGATTAAAATTGATGAGCTGTTGGTAGATGAAAAAAATCTTCAGCAGCTGCGGCAGCAAATCGGTTTGGTGTTTCAAAATCCTGACAATCAGTTTGTTGGGACTACAGTTGCCGATGATGTTGCATTTGGTCTTGAGAACCATCAGATACCACATGATCAGATGCAGGCTCGCATTGATGAATCCCTAAAAGCCGTTGGAATGCAAGAATTTGCTGACAGTGAGCCTGCCATGCTTTCTGGTGGGCAAAAGCAGCGGGTTGCCTTGGCTGGGATTTTGGCAATCGGTCCACGAGTCATCATTTTGGATGAAGCTACCAGCATGTTGGATCCAAAAGGGCGGCATGACTTGTTGAACCTGTTAAAAAAATTGATTGCTGAACGTGATATGACTGTAATTTCAATTACGCATGACCCAGTGGAGCTTTCTCTTAGCGATTACACAGTGGTCTTGAATCATGGCAAGGTTGCAATGCAGGGCAAAACAACGACTTTACTGCAAGATCCGGCTAGACTGGCTGATCTGCATCTGGCATTGCCGTTTGATCAACAACTGCAGCTGCTGTTGAAAAAACGAGGGATTAATTTGCCAGCACAATATTTAGATTCAGAACGGATGGTGGAGTGGCTATGTCAGCAATTGAATTCTTAA
- the rplM gene encoding 50S ribosomal protein L13 has protein sequence MRTTYMAKPGEVDRKWYIVDAKGISLGRLASVVASVLKGKNKPTYTPHVDTGDNVIVINAAEVKLTGKKAADKIYYRHSDYPGGLKQKTAGERRANEPEKLVEDSIKGMLPHTPLGRKMGMKLHVYAGEDHKHAAQQPEVLDITNLI, from the coding sequence GTGAGAACGACATACATGGCAAAACCTGGTGAAGTTGACCGCAAATGGTACATTGTCGACGCCAAGGGTATCTCCCTGGGTCGTCTGGCATCCGTTGTTGCTTCCGTTCTGAAGGGCAAGAACAAGCCAACCTACACCCCACACGTTGACACTGGTGACAATGTCATCGTTATCAACGCTGCCGAAGTTAAGTTGACTGGTAAGAAGGCTGCTGACAAGATCTACTACCGTCACTCTGACTACCCTGGTGGTCTGAAGCAAAAGACGGCGGGCGAACGTCGCGCCAACGAACCAGAAAAGCTGGTGGAAGATTCCATCAAGGGCATGTTGCCACACACCCCTCTTGGTCGCAAGATGGGCATGAAGCTGCATGTTTATGCTGGTGAAGATCACAAGCACGCTGCTCAACAACCAGAAGTGCTTGACATCACGAACTTAATCTAA
- a CDS encoding glycoside hydrolase family 73 protein gives MAKKRRSKTRHSKKLFQHRWLIGILTVIVLFLGAYVGHHFYQRYQQQQIIERQQNAKRLFIKQVAPEAQAMQKKYNVPASITIAQAILESDWGSSKLAAKYHNLFGIKGTGENSQVLTTKEYVNGKWITTKGRFKVYSSWSESIKDHTKLMINGTDYNSQNYQAVTQASDYKEAAKALQEAHYATDPDYAQKLISVIQTYKLYNYDK, from the coding sequence GTGGCAAAGAAACGCCGCTCAAAAACGCGGCACTCAAAAAAGCTGTTTCAACATCGCTGGCTGATTGGTATTTTAACGGTCATCGTGCTCTTTTTGGGTGCCTACGTTGGTCATCATTTCTACCAACGCTACCAACAGCAGCAGATTATCGAACGTCAACAAAATGCCAAGCGTCTGTTTATCAAGCAGGTTGCTCCTGAAGCTCAGGCAATGCAGAAAAAATACAACGTTCCAGCTTCAATTACCATTGCCCAGGCAATCTTGGAATCCGACTGGGGCAGCAGCAAGTTGGCGGCTAAATACCACAACCTGTTTGGTATCAAGGGAACTGGCGAAAACTCCCAAGTCCTGACGACCAAAGAATACGTAAATGGCAAATGGATCACGACTAAGGGCCGTTTTAAGGTTTATTCCAGCTGGAGCGAGTCAATCAAGGATCACACCAAGCTGATGATTAATGGGACGGACTACAACAGCCAAAACTATCAAGCCGTTACCCAAGCTTCCGACTACAAAGAGGCTGCTAAGGCACTGCAAGAAGCCCATTATGCAACCGATCCGGATTACGCCCAAAAATTAATTTCAGTAATTCAGACCTATAAGTTGTACAATTATGATAAATAA
- a CDS encoding ATP-grasp domain-containing protein: MSSTNALYPGATLGIIGLDRNGSTLITAAKRAGFNVGVYVDHAQPSLTKQADFTISGAYNNQEKLTMFAQTCDAIIYANDLIDSSVLRYLSRDAYLPQGVNALEIVQDRLMERAFLDQINVNVAPYVTVISLDDVYQSIDSIGYPAILKPIQRGIGEQSMRIVKQSDITRAADFINAGTYLLESWIDHTAEYTMLAATDGENVQVFPAIELMLNADEKLLGVKTPANLSADISQEMERIVTSVAENLQYRGVFRVDFYVTATGNLYVHGIEPGLSTYGSVFDYATNVSQTEQLLRAIAGMPLFEVQTLQPTVMMLARVAQRAALQRQWLLKDNWHYRFFTEVREDPQAVAGFVWAVGKSSLEELQHQIEDTEVWNEKTSTDSTPASDQQ, encoded by the coding sequence ATGAGCAGTACAAATGCATTATATCCAGGAGCAACGCTGGGCATTATCGGCTTGGACCGCAACGGCAGCACCCTGATTACTGCTGCTAAGCGGGCTGGTTTTAACGTTGGCGTCTATGTTGATCACGCACAGCCTAGTTTAACCAAACAGGCTGATTTTACGATCAGTGGGGCTTACAATAACCAAGAAAAACTGACGATGTTTGCCCAGACGTGTGATGCTATTATCTATGCCAACGACCTGATCGACTCCAGCGTCTTGCGCTATCTAAGCCGGGATGCCTATCTGCCGCAAGGAGTCAACGCGTTGGAAATCGTCCAGGATCGTTTGATGGAGCGGGCATTTTTGGACCAGATCAACGTCAATGTGGCACCGTACGTTACGGTAATCAGCTTGGATGACGTCTACCAGTCCATCGACTCAATCGGCTATCCAGCAATCTTAAAGCCGATTCAAAGAGGGATTGGCGAACAGTCGATGAGGATCGTCAAACAGTCTGATATTACCCGCGCCGCTGATTTTATCAATGCGGGAACCTATCTTTTAGAATCCTGGATTGATCACACTGCTGAATATACGATGCTGGCAGCTACCGATGGCGAAAACGTTCAGGTATTTCCTGCGATTGAACTGATGCTGAATGCCGATGAGAAGCTGCTGGGAGTCAAGACACCAGCCAATCTGAGCGCTGATATTTCCCAGGAAATGGAGCGGATCGTAACCAGTGTAGCTGAAAACCTGCAGTATCGCGGCGTTTTTCGTGTCGACTTCTACGTAACGGCAACTGGTAATCTGTATGTCCACGGAATTGAACCGGGGCTGTCAACTTATGGCAGTGTTTTTGACTATGCCACTAATGTTTCGCAAACTGAGCAGCTTTTGCGGGCAATTGCCGGAATGCCGCTTTTTGAGGTCCAGACGCTGCAGCCGACCGTGATGATGCTGGCGCGGGTGGCACAACGCGCAGCCCTGCAGCGGCAATGGCTGTTAAAAGACAACTGGCACTACCGCTTCTTTACCGAAGTACGGGAGGATCCGCAAGCAGTGGCGGGATTCGTCTGGGCAGTCGGTAAGTCCAGTCTGGAAGAACTACAGCATCAAATCGAGGATACCGAGGTTTGGAATGAAAAAACATCAACCGATTCAACCCCGGCTTCTGATCAGCAATAA
- a CDS encoding energy-coupling factor transporter ATPase: MSAIEFLNVDYIYQADTPMAAWAIKDFSLKLETGSFTAIVGHTGSGKSTLMAMLDGLMVPTHGQLRVGEVIIDNRADKKALARLRQGVGYVFQFPESQLFAETVLKDVMFGPLNLGVSPTQAKEQALAALEALKLPSDINERSPFELSGGQMRRVAIAGVLAMHPSVLILDEPTAGLDPQASTDLLDLVDQLHQKGTTILMITHQMEQAARFADHVLVMNHGQKAAFMTPHELFSNAVLLNEAGIMPPASVAFAQQLQSHGLRLTDGVPLTIEQLADQLAIRLKQGGRANG; the protein is encoded by the coding sequence ATGTCAGCAATTGAATTCTTAAACGTTGATTATATCTACCAAGCCGATACGCCAATGGCTGCCTGGGCAATCAAGGATTTTTCCTTAAAGCTTGAAACTGGCAGTTTTACGGCAATTGTCGGGCATACTGGTAGCGGCAAGTCAACGCTGATGGCCATGCTGGATGGATTAATGGTGCCAACGCATGGTCAGCTGCGCGTAGGCGAGGTCATAATTGACAATCGGGCTGACAAGAAGGCGTTGGCAAGACTGCGGCAAGGGGTCGGCTATGTGTTTCAGTTTCCCGAAAGCCAACTGTTTGCTGAAACGGTTTTAAAAGACGTCATGTTTGGTCCGCTGAATCTGGGTGTTTCACCCACTCAAGCTAAAGAACAGGCACTGGCGGCTTTAGAAGCTTTAAAACTGCCTAGTGACATCAATGAACGATCACCGTTTGAACTTTCGGGCGGGCAAATGCGGCGAGTGGCGATTGCTGGTGTTTTGGCCATGCATCCAAGCGTCTTGATCTTGGATGAGCCAACTGCAGGGTTAGACCCTCAAGCCAGCACCGACTTACTGGATCTGGTTGATCAGCTTCATCAAAAAGGCACGACTATTTTGATGATTACACACCAGATGGAACAGGCAGCTCGTTTTGCCGATCATGTTTTGGTAATGAACCATGGGCAAAAAGCTGCTTTTATGACGCCGCATGAGCTGTTCAGCAATGCAGTTCTGCTTAATGAAGCTGGCATCATGCCACCAGCCAGCGTTGCGTTTGCTCAACAGCTGCAAAGTCATGGTCTGCGCTTAACGGATGGTGTACCGCTGACGATTGAACAACTGGCGGATCAATTAGCAATTAGACTTAAGCAAGGGGGACGAGCAAATGGGTAA
- the truA gene encoding tRNA pseudouridine(38-40) synthase TruA encodes MYRYKITFAYDGTNFSGFQIQPNKRTVEQTLKNAVNKIAKNPEPPLSVIGSGRTDAGVHALNQVAHFDCPYKLSNDSMRKALNSLLPLDIIVKKAELVSPDFHARFNAHSKHYRYRVDQSDFVNPFKRNYTAHFKYPVDVAKMQKAAQDLVGEHDFTSFVASGSQALSNVRTIYQADVHRDEANNEIVFDFVGNGFLYNQVRIMVAFLLEIGSNQRPVNDVIRVLAAKDRNQARMTAPASGLYLVSVDYGDQNNKTIDESESIK; translated from the coding sequence GTGTATCGCTACAAAATAACTTTTGCTTACGATGGAACCAATTTTTCCGGTTTTCAGATTCAGCCTAATAAACGAACGGTTGAGCAGACCTTGAAAAATGCCGTCAATAAGATTGCCAAGAATCCAGAACCGCCATTGTCCGTAATTGGTTCAGGCCGCACGGATGCTGGGGTACATGCGCTCAATCAAGTGGCGCATTTCGACTGCCCATACAAGCTGTCTAATGATTCAATGCGCAAAGCCTTAAACAGTCTTTTGCCGCTGGATATCATTGTAAAAAAAGCCGAATTGGTCAGCCCTGACTTTCACGCTCGCTTTAATGCTCATTCCAAGCATTATCGCTATCGGGTTGATCAAAGTGATTTCGTTAATCCGTTTAAACGCAACTATACGGCTCATTTCAAATATCCAGTCGACGTGGCTAAAATGCAAAAAGCTGCTCAAGATCTGGTTGGCGAGCATGATTTTACCAGCTTCGTGGCATCGGGCAGTCAGGCTTTAAGCAATGTCAGAACGATCTATCAGGCAGATGTGCATCGTGATGAGGCCAATAATGAGATTGTCTTTGACTTTGTCGGGAATGGCTTCTTATATAATCAGGTTCGCATTATGGTGGCCTTTTTATTAGAGATCGGCAGCAATCAGCGACCGGTCAATGACGTTATCAGGGTTTTGGCTGCCAAAGATCGCAATCAGGCTCGCATGACAGCGCCAGCCAGCGGTCTTTATCTGGTCAGCGTTGATTATGGTGATCAGAATAACAAAACCATTGACGAATCGGAATCTATCAAGTAA
- the rpsI gene encoding 30S ribosomal protein S9 yields the protein MAQQVQYSGTGRRKDATARVRLVPGSGNITMNGKAIEEYIPFANLRAIVNQPFAATKTEGQYDVLVNVRGGGFSGQAGAVRHGIARALLSVDPDFRDALKKAGLLTRDPRMKERKKPGLKKARKASQFSKR from the coding sequence TTGGCTCAACAAGTTCAATACAGTGGTACTGGTCGCCGCAAGGATGCTACCGCACGGGTTCGTCTGGTACCAGGTTCTGGTAACATTACGATGAACGGTAAGGCAATCGAAGAATACATTCCGTTTGCCAACCTGCGTGCTATCGTCAACCAACCATTTGCTGCAACGAAGACGGAAGGTCAATACGACGTTCTGGTCAACGTTCGCGGTGGTGGCTTCTCTGGTCAAGCCGGCGCAGTTCGTCACGGGATTGCTCGTGCCCTACTGAGCGTCGACCCAGATTTCCGGGATGCTCTGAAGAAGGCCGGTCTGTTGACTCGTGACCCTCGGATGAAGGAACGGAAGAAGCCAGGTCTGAAGAAGGCTCGTAAGGCTTCACAATTCTCCAAGCGTTAA